A section of the Rhodobacteraceae bacterium M382 genome encodes:
- the xylB gene encoding xylulokinase — protein MTYLGLDLGTSGVKALLIDGDQNVLSEGHGPLTVARPHPMWSEQDPLSWITACEAAIAQVCAAVPAEFSALRGIAVSGQMHGATLLDANDKPLRPAILWNDGRSLAECDELEARADFRGIGGNIVMAGFTAPKLRWVQKNEPEIFSKTRKILLPKDFINFWLTGEYVSEMSDAAGTLWLDVAKRDWSDDLLAATGLTRDHMPRLVEGSEKAGDLRAELATQWGTGPVAVAGGAGDNAATACGLGVVHPGQGFLSLGTSGVLFTVTDTFATNTDSAVHSFCHAVPETWHQMGVILCATDALAWLSQITGQTPAALSSLVADVSAPSPITFLPYLSGERTPHNAPNATGAFHGLRRDHTLADMVQAVMEGVGFAFADCCTALDACGSLPGSACVSGGGSQSAVWLKMIASITGLTLDVPDSGAQGAALGAARLAILGTGNATADDVLMPSKVRQAYTADPTLSDLYSTRLQSFRDAWKD, from the coding sequence GTGACATATCTTGGTCTTGACCTCGGCACATCTGGTGTCAAAGCGCTGCTCATTGATGGCGATCAAAACGTTTTGTCTGAGGGTCATGGCCCACTCACTGTTGCGCGCCCTCATCCGATGTGGAGCGAACAAGACCCACTGTCTTGGATCACCGCTTGTGAAGCCGCGATAGCCCAAGTGTGCGCCGCAGTCCCCGCCGAATTTTCGGCGCTGCGGGGAATTGCCGTGTCTGGCCAGATGCACGGTGCGACGTTGTTGGATGCCAATGATAAACCGTTACGCCCTGCGATCTTGTGGAACGACGGGCGATCCCTTGCCGAATGCGATGAGCTTGAAGCGCGCGCAGATTTTCGCGGCATCGGCGGAAACATCGTTATGGCTGGCTTTACCGCCCCGAAACTGCGTTGGGTGCAAAAGAACGAACCTGAGATTTTTTCAAAGACGCGCAAAATTTTGCTGCCCAAAGATTTCATCAACTTCTGGCTGACCGGAGAGTACGTCTCAGAGATGTCGGATGCGGCAGGCACCCTGTGGCTCGATGTGGCCAAACGCGATTGGTCCGATGACCTGCTCGCGGCCACGGGGCTGACCCGCGACCACATGCCCCGATTGGTTGAAGGCAGCGAAAAAGCGGGCGATTTACGCGCCGAACTTGCAACGCAATGGGGCACAGGCCCTGTCGCTGTCGCAGGTGGTGCGGGGGACAATGCGGCGACCGCCTGCGGGCTTGGCGTTGTGCACCCCGGTCAAGGTTTTCTGTCGCTGGGCACATCCGGCGTGCTCTTCACGGTGACGGATACATTCGCCACCAACACCGACAGCGCCGTCCATAGTTTTTGCCACGCGGTGCCCGAGACGTGGCATCAGATGGGTGTCATTCTGTGTGCCACCGATGCGCTTGCTTGGCTTAGCCAGATCACCGGCCAAACGCCTGCGGCCCTGTCCAGCCTCGTGGCAGACGTGAGCGCACCCTCCCCCATCACGTTCCTGCCGTACCTATCGGGCGAACGCACACCCCATAACGCCCCAAACGCGACAGGTGCGTTCCACGGCCTGCGCCGCGATCATACGTTAGCCGACATGGTGCAGGCGGTTATGGAAGGGGTCGGTTTTGCCTTCGCCGATTGCTGTACAGCACTTGATGCGTGTGGCTCGCTCCCAGGTTCAGCCTGCGTCTCAGGCGGAGGCAGTCAATCGGCGGTATGGCTTAAAATGATAGCGAGCATCACTGGGCTGACGCTTGATGTGCCTGACAGCGGCGCGCAAGGGGCCGCATTGGGCGCGGCGAGACTCGCAATATTGGGAACGGGCAATGCAACCGCCGATGACGTCCTTATGCCGTCAAAAGTGCGTCAGGCCTACACGGCAGATCCAACGCTGTCGGATCTCTATTCAACGCGTTTGCAAAGCTTCAGAGACGCTTGGAAAGATTGA
- a CDS encoding ABC transporter substrate-binding protein encodes MKFTKTFIAAALASAVSGAAFADGHEVKVIGVSIPAATHGWAGGMNFHAAETVERLEEVYPGLDFVLATASDPGKQVNDIEDMVATRNIDALVVLPFESDPLTPPVQAVADSGAWVTVVDRGLSVAGIEDLYVAGDNTGFGTVSGDYMVSKMPDGGDIVVFRGIPTTIDNERVDAFTAAIEGSGINVLDMEHGNWNRDDSFTVMQDFLSKYDNIDAVWASDDDMAIGVLAAIEAAGRDDVQFVLGGAGMKEMIKRTADGDAMIPANVTYPPSMIATAIELTAVGLTSNAPVSGDFVIGSVLITQENAMDFYYPDSPF; translated from the coding sequence ATGAAATTTACTAAAACATTTATCGCGGCCGCACTGGCATCAGCTGTCAGCGGGGCTGCATTTGCAGATGGTCACGAGGTCAAGGTGATCGGCGTGTCCATTCCCGCTGCGACACACGGTTGGGCCGGTGGCATGAACTTCCACGCCGCTGAAACTGTCGAGCGTCTCGAAGAGGTCTATCCAGGTCTCGACTTCGTTCTGGCAACGGCGTCCGATCCGGGCAAGCAGGTCAACGATATCGAAGACATGGTCGCCACGCGCAACATTGACGCGCTGGTTGTTCTGCCGTTTGAATCCGACCCGCTGACACCGCCTGTTCAGGCTGTTGCAGATAGCGGCGCATGGGTGACTGTTGTTGACCGTGGTCTGTCTGTCGCTGGTATTGAGGACCTGTATGTCGCAGGCGACAACACGGGCTTTGGCACAGTGTCCGGCGATTACATGGTGTCCAAGATGCCTGACGGCGGCGATATCGTTGTCTTCCGTGGCATCCCCACGACCATCGACAACGAGCGTGTGGATGCGTTCACAGCCGCAATCGAAGGGTCCGGCATCAACGTGCTGGACATGGAGCACGGCAACTGGAACCGTGACGACAGCTTTACTGTGATGCAGGATTTCTTGTCCAAGTATGACAACATCGATGCTGTTTGGGCCTCTGATGACGACATGGCCATTGGTGTTCTGGCTGCGATCGAAGCGGCGGGTCGTGATGATGTGCAGTTCGTCCTTGGCGGTGCTGGTATGAAGGAAATGATTAAGCGGACAGCCGACGGCGACGCAATGATCCCTGCCAACGTGACTTATCCGCCTTCAATGATCGCAACAGCGATTGAATTGACGGCTGTTGGTCTGACGTCGAACGCCCCTGTGTCTGGCGACTTCGTGATCGGGTCGGTCCTGATCACGCAAGAGAACGCGATGGACTTCTACTATCCTGACAGCCCGTTCTAA